In Gossypium raimondii isolate GPD5lz chromosome 12, ASM2569854v1, whole genome shotgun sequence, a single window of DNA contains:
- the LOC105764809 gene encoding auxin-responsive protein SAUR71 translates to METVKKRWKKNMVVKAWERCCKTRSSSISSNTTHAGVAKAAPEGCLPVYVGPQRQRFVIKTEFANHPLFRMLLQGAELEYGFSNEGPLLLPCDVDMFKQVLAEIHSGDQQILTPLCTPSPRRSSFNKGYYGSYQLLTPS, encoded by the coding sequence ATGGAAACAGTAAAGAAGAGATGGAAGAAAAACATGGTTGTCAAGGCCTGGGAAAGATGCTGCAAGACAAGATCGTCATCAATATCTTCCAACACGACTCATGCGGGTGTGGCTAAGGCAGCTCCAGAAGGATGTTTACCCGTTTATGTCGGACCCCAAAGACAAAGATTCGTAATCAAGACCGAGTTTGCCAACCACCCATTGTTCCGGATGTTGTTACAAGGCGCTGAGCTTGAGTACGGCTTCAGCAATGAAGGTCCCCTTCTTCTTCCTTGCGACGTTGATATGTTCAAACAAGTTTTAGCAGAGATCCACAGTGGAGATCAACAAATATTAACTCCCCTTTGTACCCCTTCTCCCCGTCGTTCAAGCTTCAATAAAGGCTATTACGGATCATATCAACTTCTCACTCCATCTTGA